The sequence below is a genomic window from Gossypium hirsutum isolate 1008001.06 chromosome A11, Gossypium_hirsutum_v2.1, whole genome shotgun sequence.
AAGAAATCATGAATACTTCCAAGAAGCCATTATTTGCAGGTCAGGCTTTGTTTCAGTTTTATTTCTGCTTAGAAACAGAAAAATATTAGCAGTAGCAGCCATATATCTagacccaaatttttttttcgtcTTTCCCCTCATTTTGCCATCAATCTCAATCATATTATCTATTGTGATAAAGAAGGTAAATTTTGGTGGTGGTGGGTCATCCTAATGAACTTTGTGCAAGATGAAGATCATGAGAAAAACGATGAAGTGACAAGAGAAAATACGAGCAACTTCCCGTTTTCCACTTCCTCTTCTTCTGCTACTTCAAAGTACAAAGATACTGTTGCTCAGCAACACCAAAAGCACCTGTGGTTGGGAACCTTAGATTCTCGAGAAGATTACAAAGTCCAAGTGCCTGCTATCAAATTTGACAAGAAACTAGGGCAGATGGACTTGTCACTTGGCAACAACAATGAATATCAATCAAATATTGGAAGCTGTATAGGCGGAGATAGTGGTAGTACTACAAGGTGTATTGAGAAAGAGCACATGTTTGATAAAGTTGTCACACCTAGCGATGTAGGCAAGCTCAACCGCCTCGTAATTCCAAAGCAACATGCCGAGAAGTACTTCCCTCTCCACTCTTCATCCAATGAGAAAGGGCTGTTGTTGAATTTCGAGGATCGAAACGGCAAGTCCTGGCGGTTCCGCTACTCATATTGGAATAGTAGCCAGAGTTATGTGATGACCAAAGGGTGGAGCCGTTTCGTCAAGGAAAAAAAGCTTGATGCTGGTGATACCGTCTCCTTTCAGCGGGGTGTTGGGGAGTCGGGAAAACACCGCTTATACATCGATTGGAGGCGCAGGCCTAATGCACCCGATCCAACAACGCTTGCACATATACAGCTCCAAAGTCAGTTCAACTTTCCTCACTCTGTCCGGTGGGGTAGCCTCTACTCCATGCCTCAACCCATGTGCGTGCCTCGGAACTATGAGCCTTTGCATTGCTTGAACTACAGCATATATCCTAACACTCATCGCCAGCGTCAGGCAATTACTTATGGCAATGCGGGGCAGTATTATCCAAGGTCATCATCTGGGTCACATCATCATCAAATTGGAGCAGTGCAAGCAGGAGGAGCGGAGCCTATGGTGATTGATTCGGTGCCCGTTGTTCAGGGTAATAAAACTGTAGCTAAAAGGCTAAGGTTGTTTGGTGTGAACATGGAGTGTCCTAATACTACACAAACTGAATCTTCCTCCAGTTTTCCTCATGGCACAATAGGTTCAGATGACTCTCCTCATTTCTCTTCGTTTTCCCGACAATCAACATTGTCCAATAATAATACTTCGCGACAGTCCGGAATGCAAGCTGAATATTCAAAGAAAGGAAAATCTTCCTTGTCCATTGATTTGGATCTCTGATGTAGAGAAGATACAGTGAAGGGTTGCATTTCCTCTTCTTTTTGTTTGCCTTATCAGCAACATTGCCACATGCGCTGGATTTAGGAAAGAGGCCTGAATGATATTAATGAAGATCGGTCTTTAGCATCCatcctagttttttttttttttttttacatattgttTTAATCCATTAGTTTGTTGAGGTTTGGATCTATGAGGAGCTAAAGCTGAAGGAAGTTGCAACATAATTGAGAATCGTGTATAATACATATACAGTTATATCAGCATATTACCAACTTGTTTATCagaaaaatcatatttttctttACTGGAGAGTGGAGATAACCATGGCCTTTCCAAACTGAATCCATGGCTTTTTTCCTAGCTTGTGCAGTGTGtgtatatacgtgtatatatatccCTCTCTTCTTTAGTTCTCATCTTAACATCAGTACATTCTCTTCCCCCACTCTGACTGACAACATTTACTTGttttctgatgcatgtgtagcTGACAGCATATATAGTCTATAAAGAAGGcctttctttctctctctatCGTTTCTCTATGTTAGGTTAACAGGATATTAActattatatacatgtatattcttGGCTGGTTGCCGCTGAACAACTAAGCTGCAGGCTTGCAGGTAATGCACAGAAAAGTTGGAGCACTGTAAAGAGGTATTATCATCAGTATTTCTGGttgttaatttgaaaattttcttactTATCATACCATCGATCATTATTGCCACTTTACATTTTCCTTTACAGCCATGATCTTATCTGGAGTGGACTGCTAcagacaaaaaataaataaattaaatagggtTTAGATTCCCCGTACTGATATATCAACTAAGACTGGACTTTCGCCCAATATATATTTGTAAGAACTCACATAACCttgtttgcaatttttttttaggtttatatGTTTGCATCATAATATTGTACAGTATGTCTAATAAGAATGATTAAGTTTCAATCCGAACactataattatttattacataaaaaaatatagctTCCAAAATGACTAGAAATGGTTATgccataattttaattataagaaATCATATACATTAGTAGCCCTTGAAgtatatctttattttcttggtgtatacatgttatatatatgcatgcatgctGACTGAAGTACTGGAAACCAATAGTACTAAATATTTATTGTAAATACTAGTGTTTACTGAACGATACGGCCAGTCCAAATTgactaaaatagtagtaaaagcATCAAAAAGCAGTGAATTCACCCTTGTACTCTTGTTTTTCCTGTTAACCGAACTGCATTGAATTCAAGAATATATAGATATAAGACCAGGTGATATTCATCTCTGTCATATTGTCACTTGTCAGTATCTATAAGATATAGAAATGCATTGTTCACTGTGATTTCTATAGATACTGCTGTCTTAGTCTTGATGAGTAGTTTGATGACAgatttttaaagtatttatatATGAAAGAAAATTATAGAAGCTTTCATGACATTCGGTTCAACAATTTCTGGTACTTTGTCTTATTCCGATGATTATTGAAATCCCCAAATCATGCATTTCATGCTTGGAGCTAGCCAtgcaaaatacatatatataatgaataTAGAATACTAGAAAGTCTGTAATTTGTAAGACAAATAGGAGAAGACAAAGAAAAGCTTTGAGATTGCCTTATATGCGGATGATCAGTTAAAACGTCAGAAGCCGAAAATGTGAACAATGCATAACATTTTCATTTCCGAACATTGTTTTCTGCTTATGGAAGTATTGTTGATGCCTTTTTGGGTGAGAGAACTTATGGGCAGAACAGAACAGGACCCACTAATCGCAAACCATGATCAAAAGGATGTCGGAGTTTGTGCTAGTCTATTGCCTAAGAAGGCGCGGAAAAACAAAGGAGCCAGTAGTATAATTTGATCATCTGTTTTTCCCTGTAGTCATGCAGtgcaaatttgatttttttaaaagagtaCTGTTATAACAACAAACTAGAAAGGTGGTACGTATGAGGTAATATGTTGAAGAAAAGATATAAAATACTATGCATTTATCTATATGTATTGATGGTGGGGGTATGGATAATGGATCTATTATATGCATGCCTTACCTATATACAGTTGCAGTTGCACTACATTACGCAAAAGAATAGAGGTTGGTAATGTTTGAGAGCCATTCTCTTTACATGAAATACGTAGCTAGCTAGGCTTTTCTTTTGCCATGGGTTACATTAGGACTGGCAGATAACTTATATAGATGAACACACACAAAGAAAGTATTCTTTTTTATAATTGGGAGAGGGAAATGGGGTTGTTTGGGATTGAATCCAAGTTCTTATGCATACAACCTAATGCTCTTGCTGTTACTAGACCGAGAGATTGTTGGCAAAGTATATCAATATTTCGTCCCTTCATTTGTGTTTGAAGATTccggttttattatttttaattctaataaaGGCAACATACACGTTTAAATCAAATTAGGACTGTTAGATGTGAAATTAGATTTGGTGAATGGTGACTATGCTTTTTGCATAATTTCTAGACCATAGAAGAAATACTCTAGGCCAACACAAGGATCAGACATGGGTTCCAAAAAGGAAAGATAATGGGAATCCTTTAATGGCTGCACCATTTCATATTTTTGTTTGTGCTCCATcggttatatatatgtttaacttGAAATCATGTGAGGCTATATCTCGCATCGATTCCTGGTAAGCTTAAAGGACTCGAATCAAGCCATTCTATACGTGTTTGCTGATAGTTGTGATGATAGTGCAATGGGAATTTTCTGTAAAATGTTCTTTTGCCACTGTAACAGGCACTGATAAACCCGCCTTTGATTCTTCTCACCATGAAGCGCTATTTCATCTTCACTGTGTGCCATCTGAGCAAAGCTTTTTAACCATAGATGAAGTGTCAGAAAATTCCAAACATAAGCATTAtctaaaaaatgaaatgaaatatctATATATTATGGATTAGCAACAAGGAGACCTATAATAATATTGCAGAAACAAAGCAAAATTTGTGGGAGACCCATTTTTCCCCCCCATATTATATACTAATAGATTGTGCAGCTTTTTCAGAATATATATATTGTGGTAGCTAAGATTAAAGCCATTGATGTTGGAAAGATTTTGCATTAAAGCAAAAGGtgttattatgtttaattttaataatagtaaatatgAGAGACAAGATGGGtggaattattgttaaataagggtttcattaattaatttcagTCACAAGATTCCTAGCTACGCTAAAAAAGAAGAGGGTAAAAGTCATTGAAATTTGAAGTCCCTTACACCTATAAAGGGAGATATACATAGGCTAGGTTTTACATAGGCATAATTGATGATAATAAAGAAGCCGCATGTGCGAGGGTACAGAACAGAAAAGATCCATAGCCTATTAAAAAAACACAGACAAAGAGTGGCTTCTTTCATTCTTGATTTCACTGTTAAGTTTTTCCTTTAATCTTCTTTCCTTTTTCGGCACCTCAAACATTAATTTTCACTTCATACTTTATAATTTTGAGGCTGTTGCAGGAGGCGTGAACCGTCCAAACTCTCTTTTGGGTGTCTTagatatatgtgtgtgtgtgtgtgtaggAGTATAGGAATAGGATGGTAGGCTGAAAAATATTGCATGGACCCCCGTTTTTGATGTGAAGTTAATGCCATATCTAAGTTTCGATAAAATGGAAGATATGCAAGAAAATGATATGCTTTTCGTCTTCATGAAAGCTTTCTTTAACGGTCACTGTTTGATTTCTTTAAAAGATttatcagaagaaaataaataaataaaattatgtgaGATGGGATTCTTTTCAGCTCTCATTATacctaaaatgtaaatatattgttaagtaaattataaaaatagtcacttttgtttgtctcaaaatatattttagtcatttatgtttgaaatgttacgttttagtcacttatgctatcgttttgttacgaaataTTTACTCTGAGGTTAAGCTCCATTACCTTCCTAACAATAATCCTATGTGgtagtccaaatgagttttagaTGCCAACTTAGATCTCTAATTGGGATAAAAATAGTTTTTTCagtcaaaatggaaaataaaattaaaagaaaaagagacaaacggtttttctttttcagttcaaagtgtaattaatttaaaacccatttagacTGTCACGTAAAATTTTTATTAGGGAGATAACGGAGCTTAACGGcagagtgaccattttgtaacaaaactataacataagtgattaaaacgtaatatttcaaacataaataactaaaatgtaatataaaataaataaaagtgagtatttttatagttttgttttgtttgatataatagggataaaaataataatgccaAAGAGCAATGATGATGCCGCGAGGAGGGTCTCGGTGGGTTTCGCTGCTGTTATTCGGGACTGTCAAGGTAGGCTAGTCAAATGTTTTTCAGGCTTTGTGAATGCTTATTTTAGTCCATGTCTAGCCGAAGCTTTTGCAATTAGCAGGCGCTATCCTGGCTTAAGTCATTGCAATTGAATAATATTGTGGAGTCGAATCGTCAAGTGTTGGTACATGCCTTCGCGCGCTCGCccgatgatgattttgagttggttGTTCTGGTTCGTGATTGTCTGATATTTCAAAGTTAATTTAAATATCTGTCTTTCTGTTGTAGTCATTTTTTGGCTCATGTTGTCTTATGTTACACTAATTATTTGGAATAAGAGTTTCCTTCcacttttattgttttttttcttgaTAAAATCAAGTGTATTACGCCTTGTTCTTTATTACTTTTGGGAtgaattttttctcaaaaaagtgtttttatttgaaaagcaatgaagaacaacTATCAGTTTAGCaacctttttaacttaaattttacaGATGAAAAAGCCATTTATTTTAGCTTTTTCAAGCCTGAAGTTCATTTGGGTtggtattttaccattttaacctatCTCCTTCACGGTAGAACTTTCCCAATTCTTTGTCTGAAATTGTTCTCTGTATCTTCTCTTCTCCACTGGTATTctatctttttcttctcttctttttctaatttttcattatgctttagtttttattttctgattgtttgattttatgaaataattatgaaatatacTCTAATATTTTAccgttttaatattttaatatagtttatatattctaattaaatttaataaataattaatattaattacttagaaatatttaaaattaatattatatattatttttttaacaataagttataataaattattttatattattgctaaaatatcataatattaactaatttaaacattatttaaatacatatttgttattttataatatcatgtctaaaatggacattttattcccCAAAAATACTTTTTAACAGCAATACCAAAcacctaaaattttcaaaagtactcctcaaaagtattttttcacagcactttttaaaaatacttttcaaaagcattgccaaacACACCCTAAGTCTGTAGGTTTGAGTTACTACTTACTTTTCTCTTCCTATTTTAATTGTTtacttttgtttcttcttttgtGCTTTGATTTAATTTATAGGATTATTGTCTTAGAATAAAAacaatttcttatttatttaggttttaatttttaataattattctaTATGTATACACTTTAAAATTCCAAAGGTGGAGAAAAAAGTCAAAGCAATTGTAGTTCGGTCCATTGCTAATGCCATATATATCCATTATCCATAAGAGTAAGAACCTGCTATATATAAAAGTTGTCCATTTATAGAAAATTTTGCCTGTTTTTGATGGGGGCAAAGAGCTAGAAGACTTTAGATGGTTATAAATCCTCCAAGTAGATTTTGATGATAAGACAAAtactaatgttttttttttaatttaatctttttggtACATTGAGAAATGTAAATGTATAATATTATTAGAGCTTCAACCTTAAATTTCCAGGTGTAAACATAAAGCTGTTAGCCACTTCTATTTTagattgttgttttctttttcttaaaattaattaattcaatgcACTAATAggtgaaaatattttataaaacaatCATTAGATTAATGATAGAAGATTAGTTTGATTGGCATGGATATTGTGTTGCTAATGCAGGAGGACATGGCTTCGAGTGTGCTGAagtacattatcctcctattttaTGAGTTGAGGAAGAACTATATGTCTAGTTCCAAGTATTATTACttgtataaaatttgatttttggtccctatattttagaaattaaaaattcaattcttttattgcttttcaattaaaaaaatcttaaccCAAGCAATATTATCATTGATAGTTTCTataaaaatttgtcaatttaacatatttattttatgtcaATTATATGCCATGTTATATAACGCCAACCTAATTAAAATTCTAAGTTGATAAAATTTgacaataaatatttataattttaatgattggctgaaatttttaaagcaaaaaagtATGACttaattattaacttttttaagTACAAAGAATAAATCTTAATCTTTTGTTAAAAGTACAGAGAGTAACAGCATATTTTAACTATAAATGAAGAAATAAGTATGAAAATTCCTAGACAAGTCAAATGGGCTTTCCTCATATACCTCCTTTGCAAACGTTGGGGAGTGGTTAGGCCTTGCCCTAAACATTGGACCTTTACAAGAAAGTTAATGATCCAAACAATGTAATGGGTCAGATCCGGAGTCTGTTCAACCCGATTATTTCCAAACGAATGAGAttctgtttcctttttttttttatcctGATCAAGTTTCGCTCTGCAAATCCGTAGTTAAAGTCCGGCCTTTTTCACCGTCAAATTTCttttagtgaaaaaaaaaaaacataaacgaAAGTTGCTATATTTTGttttctcctttttctctttCGTGTTAATGGAATACCGGTGTGTCCAGTGCGGGTTTCGGATCAAAACCCTATTCGTTCAATACTCACCGGGAAACATTCGGTTGATGAAATGTGTAAGCTTTCAATTTGTTCCTTATTTGAGAAAATCAGCTTCTTTTGTTTTCATTGACTTATTAACTTTTGCATTTGTTTATAGGTGAACTGTAAAGCAGTTGCTGATGAATATATTGAATGTGAGCTCATGGTAAAGACCTTAATTCTTTTTATGAAAGTTTTCTTAAATGCCCCTTTAATTTCTTTGTTAATCTACGGGAGTAATTATTactagaataaaaagaaaattgggtttatttttatttttaaattggtgTAGATTGTTTTGATTGATTTAATATTGCACAAGCCAAAAGCATACAGACATGTACTTTTCAACGTTCTCAACCATGAAAGAACCCATTTTCAGGTATAATTGAATTGTTTGGTTTTACActgttattcaatttagtttggCTATTTGTTTAGTTCctgaaacattaattttggtctttTGTTTAATTATCTGGACATGCTGCCTCTGACATGGAATTAggtattttgaaaactttgcagGGTCTCTTGTGGAAGTCATTAGTTGGTTTCCTTGTACTGGATGCATGTATCCATATGGTAGCAAATTTTACTTAATAGACATAGTTTGACTAACTATGACACTGTTTAGTAATTTTTAGAATTCTTTAGACTAAATGGGGTTCCTTAGCGGTCTAAGACAGAAGTTTGCTTGTCAAAAGACCTGAGGAAGAATGGGGCACATCCATGagcatttcttcatttttttggaTATATCGTAAGGTTTGTTCATCTTATGGAACTGCAAATAAATTTCGGATTCAATATTTCTAATGTTTGGCCCTTTAGATAATTTCTGATGAGTGTCTTTGCTAATGTCAATTGCAGATGTTGATGGATGTATTTCTTGGGAACTATATGTTTCTGTGTTCTTTCCTTTTTGCAATCAGGAGCCTGCTCAAGACATCAGCTCAATTCTCCAGGTATGTATTTGCATTTCTTAGTTGGCTATCTCTGGCATGTGAACTTTGAGAACAGGTTAATCATTTCTGTACTCATTCAAATGGTTGTCATGGAGTAACTATTTATTGTATGCACCTCTGTTTCATTGCAATTAATGTACCTTTTTGTCTCTAAACTTCATAGGTTCAGAGATCTGTTGCTTGCAATTCTAATTTCAAGTTACTTCAAGATTCTTCTCACTGCCATGATGGTTTGCTTTCTAATGCCACTTGGCCTACTGACTAGAAAACATCACTGGCTTCATTTTTTTCCTTGTATCCAAAGATCATCCATCTTACTCTAGCTTTTCATTCTGCAGGTTTGGGAGTTTCCACCTGCAGTGATTTACATCattgatttatttgttttatcatcTAATACAGTTGCACTAAAAGGTCAGATAACCAGTACTTTACAGTTTTTCACATGACAAATAGCCAACATTTGTGTTTATATACATTCTTCATAGTTGTGATTGTTGTTTCCAAACTACTGTGTGTCACCTGCATGAGCCTTGAATGTGGTAGGGAACATGTATTTGCCTTCTTTTGAATGTGATAGCTTTCAGGAATCATGGATAATACGGGCAGATTAATATGCCCCTGGTGGAACACGGAATTTAGACAGTATTTAGTAATTGTCATAACTGACTCAAGCTGAAACGTGGGGAGTGGGAAGGAATGAGGATATTATGAATGATTGAAGATTCTATTCATGCAAAATATTGCCATTTGTTTTGCTGGATATCATGTTTCTCTTTTGATAATTTGGTGTATGATATCTCAAATGTTTTCTTGAACAAACTCTCTGTTAGAAACTGATGAACTGTTTCCTTGTGAACCAGTGATGACCAAGTCAACTATGAATCGATGTATAGGGGCCTGCTTCATCGcacatgccataaaattttgtATAACACAAGCATTTGCTTAAGACATTGAGAtaccaatatatatttttttgaatgttCACGCCATATTGAAACTAAAAATAGCTTTTGATCTTTCAATCTTCTGTTATGTGTACTCTAAATTATTTGTAAAGGCactcataatatacatatatcaatATTCTCCTTCAGACATGGTTCTGCTGTACTTATTTTATAGCTTACATACACTGATACACTAAGGTCTCTTTGACCTCTCTAATTTCCTGTTAATTGTATTTAATACTTCCATTTTATTCAAAGGCTGTTCTATCATAAGAATCAGCTGTTCGGTAATACAAGGAGAGTAGTTTTCCAGAACTCAAGCCGCTTCAATGTCCTCAACACTGCTTAGCCCTCATGTTCGACTCGTGGCCTTTTACTGGATGACTGAATTGGGCATGGATCATTCATTGAGAAGTTGAAGCTCTGATTTGTAGTAATTAAGTTGGGTTGCTTGCATGTGAAGATTTCAGGATAATCTTCAACTTAATCAGTAGTGATGAAAATTGAATTCCAAAACTCATCCTGTTCATTGGTGCTAAACTGATGATTTTGAACCTCATCTGGGTTTTTAGGTGGTTTTGGCAGGGGTGATAATTCAGCCATGAATAACCCATCGTGTAAGAACTCATCAAACCCTGATCCTCCCTGAATCATAACCCCCCCCCCCACCAAAAAAAAACAGTTTAGTTATTGCTCCATTCATCgccacataattttaattgaaaattttctctCAACGCTTACCATTGAAATGGAATCCACTAGAACATGATTTTCGAAAGCCAAGATAGAGCCCTGCTCAGCAAAATAAGTATCATGTTGATTGTTATCTCCTTCTGAGTACGATGGATCATTAGCTACCAGAGCTGAACTGCTCCCTACTTCATTCATGGTCCAAACACGGTCATTGGGTGTTCTTAGCTTCTGATACGTTAGATCACTAAAGCCTTCCTGGTTCTGAATCATAAAGTAACAAATGGTTTTAGATGCCTTTTTGATAAGTTCATCACCCACacgaaaaaaggaaaagaatgagtcgaaaataaaaagaaaaatgccCCAATCTTACTTTTGGAATATCAGTATTGGCATTATAAATTTGGAAGTCAGAATACACCTTAGGGTCTTGTTTGTCATGAACAAAGTAAGGTTGGTTGCTGTAGAACTCATCATTCTTAATAAGAAGAGAATCCACAAATTCATCAATGGTCTGTTCATTGTTGACTAACTCAGATTGAATTCCACTATTTTCATTGAATGCCACCTGCTCTGTAGAGTTTAACTGCTCCTGAATCATACGCAAATAGGTGGTGAACTTTTGATTTGTCCATTATCATTAATgtgaagaaaattttaaaattttaaaccaagtGCTGGTAGTAGGAATTAGGCATCTTACCTTTGGAATTCCGTTGTTTGTACAGTGGTTTTCTAAGTTGGAAGAAGGCAAATATTGATTTGATTGCTCTTCTTCTCCGATCGAAACATTTACCTTCCCATATTTTTTCTTCAGTTTACAAAGAATTAAACTTttctacacaaaaattaaatgaaaaataaaatctatCATACTAACAGAAAACAGAGATATAAAgggttaaaaaaagaagaagaaaaaaggtgaTCCTATCCATGCATGGTGGCAGCTAGAATAGAATAGAATATGTGTATAGAACATACTTGGTTTGGAAGATTGAGAGTGAGTTCAAACTCATGCATGATCCACAGGGTATTATTTGCTTTTTTGTTTTTAACACAAACACGACCTTTGTAGAACACCAAGGCCCGTCTGGTTCCAGTTATCTTCTTTCCATCGCATGTTGTCACTATTGTACGAAATTTGCCGGTTGGATTCCAGTAACCTTTCTTCGTCACCCTGTTTTTTCGTTTACTATTGCGGTACTTGTATCTTGGTGAGCAGAAGAAATACCAGACGTTGTCACCTGACACTAACTCCGACCGCCCTGCAAC
It includes:
- the LOC107924763 gene encoding NAC domain-containing protein 4 isoform X1; the encoded protein is MNYVKGFRFHPTDAEAIELLWEKVQLDRDSFVQLGDSLAPVITQLNDICKFEPAELPGRSELVSGDNVWYFFCSPRYKYRNSKRKNRVTKKGYWNPTGKFRTIVTTCDGKKITGTRRALVFYKGRVCVKNKKANNTLWIMHEFELTLNLPNQKSLILCKLKKKYGKVNVSIGEEEQSNQYLPSSNLENHCTNNGIPKEQLNSTEQVAFNENSGIQSELVNNEQTIDEFVDSLLIKNDEFYSNQPYFVHDKQDPKVYSDFQIYNANTDIPKNQEGFSDLTYQKLRTPNDRVWTMNEVGSSSALVANDPSYSEGDNNQHDTYFAEQGSILAFENHVLVDSISMGGSGFDEFLHDGLFMAELSPLPKPPKNPDEVQNHQFSTNEQDEFWNSIFITTD
- the LOC107924758 gene encoding B3 domain-containing transcription factor NGA1 isoform X2 gives rise to the protein MNTSKKPLFAGKFWWWWVILMNFVQDEDHEKNDEVTRENTSNFPFSTSSSSATSKYKDTVAQQHQKHLWLGTLDSREDYKVQVPAIKFDKKLGQMDLSLGNNNEYQSNIGSCIGGDSGSTTRCIEKEHMFDKVVTPSDVGKLNRLVIPKQHAEKYFPLHSSSNEKGLLLNFEDRNGKSWRFRYSYWNSSQSYVMTKGWSRFVKEKKLDAGDTVSFQRGVGESGKHRLYIDWRRRPNAPDPTTLAHIQLQSQFNFPHSVRWGSLYSMPQPMCVPRNYEPLHCLNYSIYPNTHRQRQAITYGNAGQYYPRSSSGSHHHQIGAVQAGGAEPMVIDSVPVVQGNKTVAKRLRLFGVNMECPNTTQTESSSSFPHGTIGSDDSPHFSSFSRQSTLSNNNTSRQSGMQAEYSKKGKSSLSIDLDL
- the LOC107924758 gene encoding B3 domain-containing transcription factor NGA1 isoform X1, giving the protein MNTSKKPLFAEGKFWWWWVILMNFVQDEDHEKNDEVTRENTSNFPFSTSSSSATSKYKDTVAQQHQKHLWLGTLDSREDYKVQVPAIKFDKKLGQMDLSLGNNNEYQSNIGSCIGGDSGSTTRCIEKEHMFDKVVTPSDVGKLNRLVIPKQHAEKYFPLHSSSNEKGLLLNFEDRNGKSWRFRYSYWNSSQSYVMTKGWSRFVKEKKLDAGDTVSFQRGVGESGKHRLYIDWRRRPNAPDPTTLAHIQLQSQFNFPHSVRWGSLYSMPQPMCVPRNYEPLHCLNYSIYPNTHRQRQAITYGNAGQYYPRSSSGSHHHQIGAVQAGGAEPMVIDSVPVVQGNKTVAKRLRLFGVNMECPNTTQTESSSSFPHGTIGSDDSPHFSSFSRQSTLSNNNTSRQSGMQAEYSKKGKSSLSIDLDL
- the LOC107924763 gene encoding NAC domain-containing protein 4 isoform X3, producing the protein MNYVKGFRFHPTDAEAIELLWEKVQLDRDSFVQLGDSLAPVITQLNDICKFEPAELPGRSELVSGDNVWYFFCSPRYKYRNSKRKNRVTKKGYWNPTGKFRTIVTTCDGKKITGTRRALVFYKGRVCVKNKKANNTLWIMHEFELTLNLPNQKSLILCKLKKKYGKVNVSIGEEEQSNQYLPSSNLENHCTNNGIPKEQLNSTEQVAFNENSGIQSELVNNEQTIDEFVDSLLIKNDEFYSNQPYFVHDKQDPKNQEGFSDLTYQKLRTPNDRVWTMNEVGSSSALVANDPSYSEGDNNQHDTYFAEQGSILAFENHVLVDSISMGGSGFDEFLHDGLFMAELSPLPKPPKNPDEVQNHQFSTNEQDEFWNSIFITTD
- the LOC107924764 gene encoding protein ARV 1 gives rise to the protein MEYRCVQCGFRIKTLFVQYSPGNIRLMKCVNCKAVADEYIECELMIVLIDLILHKPKAYRHVLFNVLNHERTHFQGLLWKSLVGFLVLDAYRSLLVKRPEEEWGTSMSISSFFWIYRKMLMDVFLGNYMFLCSFLFAIRSLLKTSAQFSRFRDLLLAILISSYFKILLTAMMVWEFPPAVIYIIDLFVLSSNTVALKVMTKSTMNRCIGACFIAHAIKFCITQAFA
- the LOC107924763 gene encoding NAC domain-containing protein 4 isoform X2; amino-acid sequence: MNYVKGFRFHPTDAEAIELLWEKVQLDRDSFVQLGDSLAPVITQLNDICKFEPAELPGRSELVSGDNVWYFFCSPRYKYRNSKRKNRVTKKGYWNPTGKFRTIVTTCDGKKITGTRRALVFYKGRVCVKNKKANNTLWIMHEFELTLNLPNQKSLILCKLKKKYGKVNVSIGEEEQSNQYLPSSNLENHCTNNGIPKLNSTEQVAFNENSGIQSELVNNEQTIDEFVDSLLIKNDEFYSNQPYFVHDKQDPKVYSDFQIYNANTDIPKNQEGFSDLTYQKLRTPNDRVWTMNEVGSSSALVANDPSYSEGDNNQHDTYFAEQGSILAFENHVLVDSISMGGSGFDEFLHDGLFMAELSPLPKPPKNPDEVQNHQFSTNEQDEFWNSIFITTD